Within the Mucilaginibacter sp. CSA2-8R genome, the region CATCAGGTTTTTGTAAAGGATATTTGGATAATCGGTAACGCTGCGGACATTGCATTGCGGCAGTAAATCAGGAAATAGCCGTTTGGTAATTTCCCTGTTTTCGAGCATGTAGCTCACGCCCGATGGTGTGCGCAAGTTATCTTCTAAAACAAAAAAGTCGCCTTTTTCGTCGCGGATTAAATCGATGCCGGCAATATGTACATAAATATCATGGGGTACATCCAATTGGTACATCTCGCGCAAAAAATGCGGGCAGGAATAAATCACATCAATAGGGATAATTCCGTCTTTGATGATGAACTGGTTGTGGTATACATCCCTTAAAAACAGGTTGAGCGCAGTTAAGCGCTGCTTGATGCCGTTTTCTACCAGCATCCACTCGGCGCCTGTAATGATGCGTGGAATAATGTCGAACGGAAATATCTTTTCTATCCCTTCGCCACTATCATAAACGGTGAAGGTAATGCCCTGCGTCATGAACAGGCGTCGCGCCAGTTCTTCCTTTTTATTTAAATTATCAGCTGATTCTTTAGATAAGTAGGTAATAACTCGCTGATAATGCTCACGAATACTATAGTTTTCGTTGTACATCTCATCCCAAACACCTTTGATAGCATTATACTCATTAAAATGTGCTGATTGATACATAAATAATCCTCATAAATTATTGAAAGCGTAATAGCTTTTAATCTATCAGGGTAATTTAGTAACTGTTTTTAATAATTCGCTTAATAAAAAATATATAATTTATAAAATTAAGCTAATTGGTTGTTAATTAAGTGTTGGTATTTTGCTGTTGGCTGGCGATTGATGAAGAATAGGCAACAAAAAAGGCTTAAGATTATCTTAAGCCTTTTTAATATTAAACAAGTACGATGATTAACCGTGGTTAACCTCATGTACTTCTTCTTCTTTAAAGAATTTTGCAGTAAAGTAATCGGAGTTCATGCGTGCAATGTTAGTCAGGGTAATTTCCTTCGGACATTCTGCCTCGCACGCACCGGTGTTGGTACAGCTACCAAAACCTTCAGCATCCATTTGTGCTACCATGCTTTGTGCGCGGCGGTAACGTTCAGGCTGCCCCTGTGGTAACAAGGCCAACTGCGTAATTTTAGCTGATGTAAATAACATGGCCGAAGCATTTTTACAAGCAGCTACACAAGCACCACACTGAATACAGGTAGCCGAGTTAAAGGCCTCGTCGGCAATTACTTTAGGAATCGGAATCTCGTTGGCATCAGGAACACCACCGGTATTTACCGAAACATAACCACCAGCCTGCTGTATACGGTCAAAAGCAGAGCGGTCGGTAGCCAAATCTTTTACTACCGGGAAGGCTGCTGCTCTCCATGGCTCAATGGTGATGGTTTCGCCATCACTAAAGCTGCGCATGTGTAACTGGCAGGTGGTAATTGCACGCTTAGGCCCGTGCGGGCGGCCATTAATATATAATGAACACATACCGCAAATACCCTCGCGGCAGTCATGGTCAAAGTGGATAGGCTCATCCTTTGCCAAAATCAGGCTCTCGTTCACTACATCCAGCATCTCCAGGAAAGACATATCCGGAGATATGTTCTCGGCCTTATAAGTTACAAACTTGCCGGCAGTTTGTGCATTTTTTTGGCGCCAAACTTTCAGCGTCAAATTCATCGTTCCGTTTGCGTTACTCATATCTATAAAATTAGAGTCAAGAACCAAGATCCAAGAACCAGGAAAATCATCACTTTTATAAAAGTCTTGATTCTTGGCTCTTGGCTCTTGCTTCTATCTTACTTATAACTTCTTTGTGTTAACTTAACATTTTCGTACACCAGTTCTTCTTTGTGAAGTTCTTCGGGTTGGTTTTCACCTTTAAATTCCCAGGCAGCAACGTAGGCAAACTCATCGTCCTGACGTAAGGCTTCACCTTCTTCTGTTTGCGACTCTACCCTAAAGTGACCACCACACGATTCACGGCGGCTTAAAGCATCTTCAACCATCAAAGCACCCAGTTCAATAAAGTCGGCCACACGTCCGGCTCTTTCTAACGAGGCATTGATTTCTTCGTTCTGACCTACTACGATGGCATTTTTCCAGAAATCATCTTTCAAGGCTTGGATTAGACCGCGTGCCTTAATCAAACCTTCTTCGCTACGTGCCATACCACAATATTCCCACATAATGTGGCCTAATTCGCGGTGATACTCCACTACTGTTTTGTTGCCTTTAAGCGCTAATAATTTAGCTACATAAGCTTCAACATCTTTTTTGGTTTGCTCAAAAGCCGGGTGGTTTTTGTCAACCGGTTTTGGTCCGATGGTAGCCAGGTAATCACCCAAAGTATAAGGGATTACAAAGTAACCGTCGGCTAAGCCCTGCATCAATGCCGAAGCGCCTAAGCGGTTAGCACCATGGTCAGAGAAGTTAGCTTCGCCCAAAGCATATAAACCAGGGATATTAGTGCTCAGGTTATAGTCAACCCAAAGGCCACCCATGGTATAGTGTACTGCAGGATATATACGCATTGGCTGCTTGTACGGATTTTCATCAGTAATCTGATAGTACATATCAAACAAGTTACCGTACTTGGCTTTTACGGCTTCTTCGCCCAAACGCTCAATAGCATCTCTAAAATCAAGGAATACAGCGATACCCGAACCACCTACACCTTTACCTTCGTCAACCATTTCTTTGGCGTTACGTGAGGCCACGTCGCGCGGTACAAGGTTACCAAATGATGGATATTTGCGTTCCAGGAAGTAATCGCGGTCTTCTTCTTTAACGTTTTCTATTTTCACTTCACCTTTACGCAGTTTCTCGGCAACCTCTTTGGTTTTTGGAGCCCATACACGACCATCGTTACGCAATGACTCTGACATCAGCGTTAATTTAGACTGGTGTGTACCGGTTACCGGGATACAGGTAGGGTGAATTTGAGTATAACAAGGGTTGGCAAAGTAAGCGCCGCGCTTGTGTGCACGCCATGCAGCAGTTACGTTAGAACCGATAGCATTGGTTGACAGGTAAAACACGTTGCTGTAACCACCTGTACATAACAAAACAGCATGTGCAGCATGTGTTTCAATAGCACCTGTTTTTAAGTTACGGGTTACAATACCTTGAGCCTTGCCATCAACTATTACTACATCCAGCATTTCTGTACGGGTGTACATTTTTACTTTGCCTTCGTGTATCTGGCGGTTAAGTGCCGAAAACGCACCTAATAATAATTGTTGTCCTGTTTGGCCACGAGCATAAAAAGTACGTGATACCTGTGCACCACCAAATGAGCGGTTATCTAATAAACCACCGTACTCGCGGGCAAAAGGTACACCCTGGGCCACACACTGGTCAATAATATTTACCGATACTTCGGCCAGGCGGTAAACGTTTCCTTCGCGGGCACGGTAGTCACCACCTTTAATAGTATCATAAAATAAGCGATAAACACTATCGCCGTCGTTACGGTAGTTTTTGGCAGCGTTTATACCACCTTGCGCAGCAATAGAGTGCGCACGGCGAGGGCTGTCCTGAAAACAAAAAGCAGTTACATTATATCCTAACTCGGCTAATGAGGCAGCAGCAGACGCACCTGCCAAACCTGTACCTACCACAATAACGTTGTACTTACGTTTGTTAGCAGGGTTAACCAACTTCAAATTAAATTTATGCTTGCTCCATTTTTCGGCTAATGGGCCTTGCGGAATTTTAGCATCTAAAATCATGTGAATGATATTTATGTTTTAAGCTGTTAAGCTTATTTATTTAAACTCTGAAAATAATATACAACAGGCATGGCAGCAAAACCAAGCGGAATAATTACAGCAAACAACCAGGTGCCGATAAATTCGTAAATAGGTTTGTATTTGCGGTGCACCCAGCCAATAGTATGAAAGGCACTTTGAAAGCCGTGCAGTAAGTGGAATGATAAAGCTACCATAGCAATTACATAAATTACTACATACCATAAAAGGCTAAAGCTGCTGGCTACACGTGCATGTAAGTCTTTAACACGGGTAATTTCAGTGTTACCATCGTAGGTCATCGAATGCTCAAAATCAGATTTCTCCGGGGTGAAAGCAGTAACTGTTCTTTCACCGGTTAAAACGTTAGTGCGGTATTCTTTGTACCCTACGTTATGGGTAAACTTGTACTGGTACCAAAAATCTCCCATGTGTATTACGATAAATAATAACAGGATTGAGCCTAACAAGCCCATGTTTTTAGAAGAAAAAGATACCGGAGACTGAGTACCGACAGCATAACTAACCGGGCGGGCTTTACGGTTGTTAATAGTTAAAATAAGCGCATATATAGCGTGCACTATAATGCTCAGGTACAAAATGTAGGCAATTACCTCAATAGGAGGGAAATGCGTTAAAAAGTTGGCATACATGTTAAAGCTGTATCCGTTGTCGTTGCTAAAAAGCAGCAGGTTACCACCTAAGTGCACAATCAGAAACACGCTCAGAAACAAGCCTGTTAAAGCCATGATCAGCTTTTTTCCCAGTGAAGAGTTAAAGGTTTGTTTTAATTCACTCATTATACAGAAATTTTTATCGTGCAAAAATATTTAATATAACCCGATTACTGATAACAGTTTTAAGCTAATGTCAAGATATTGTCTATTTAGAAACATTCTAAAAATATGAACAAATATCACTTATTTATAGGGTTTAAGCCTATATTCGCTCTTGTCCTACACTCATTGCATGAAGAATTATTTCCTTATTTTTGCAGGCGTTTTGATGGTTGCCAGTTGCACCACCAAACAGCCGCATATTACTTTTAGCGGTAACGTTCCGGGGTTAAACGATGGCACCTTTTTAGTGACCGATTCTGCCGGGCAGAATTTAGCCGGGCAGAACATAACCAACGGAACTTTTAAAATAGATACCATCCTTGAAAATAAAGGTTACGGCTCGTTTACCTTACAAAAAAACGGGGAAAAAGCTGCTCCGGTTGAAGTTTACCTGGAGCCGGGTCAATATACTATAGAGGCGAGTGTTAAACACCTGGATCAATATCCCAACATCAAATCTTCATCGGCTATCCAGAACGACCTGACTGCTTACTACACTACGCAGGAGAAAATTATTGAGAAAAAGATGAACTCCGTGTTTGGCATCAGAGAAAAGCTGGACATGGATAAATTAAAGCTTGAGGCTTTCCAGAGCTTTATAAAGCAAC harbors:
- a CDS encoding succinate dehydrogenase/fumarate reductase iron-sulfur subunit, with amino-acid sequence MSNANGTMNLTLKVWRQKNAQTAGKFVTYKAENISPDMSFLEMLDVVNESLILAKDEPIHFDHDCREGICGMCSLYINGRPHGPKRAITTCQLHMRSFSDGETITIEPWRAAAFPVVKDLATDRSAFDRIQQAGGYVSVNTGGVPDANEIPIPKVIADEAFNSATCIQCGACVAACKNASAMLFTSAKITQLALLPQGQPERYRRAQSMVAQMDAEGFGSCTNTGACEAECPKEITLTNIARMNSDYFTAKFFKEEEVHEVNHG
- a CDS encoding succinate dehydrogenase cytochrome b subunit is translated as MSELKQTFNSSLGKKLIMALTGLFLSVFLIVHLGGNLLLFSNDNGYSFNMYANFLTHFPPIEVIAYILYLSIIVHAIYALILTINNRKARPVSYAVGTQSPVSFSSKNMGLLGSILLLFIVIHMGDFWYQYKFTHNVGYKEYRTNVLTGERTVTAFTPEKSDFEHSMTYDGNTEITRVKDLHARVASSFSLLWYVVIYVIAMVALSFHLLHGFQSAFHTIGWVHRKYKPIYEFIGTWLFAVIIPLGFAAMPVVYYFQSLNK
- a CDS encoding fumarate reductase/succinate dehydrogenase flavoprotein subunit — encoded protein: MILDAKIPQGPLAEKWSKHKFNLKLVNPANKRKYNVIVVGTGLAGASAAASLAELGYNVTAFCFQDSPRRAHSIAAQGGINAAKNYRNDGDSVYRLFYDTIKGGDYRAREGNVYRLAEVSVNIIDQCVAQGVPFAREYGGLLDNRSFGGAQVSRTFYARGQTGQQLLLGAFSALNRQIHEGKVKMYTRTEMLDVVIVDGKAQGIVTRNLKTGAIETHAAHAVLLCTGGYSNVFYLSTNAIGSNVTAAWRAHKRGAYFANPCYTQIHPTCIPVTGTHQSKLTLMSESLRNDGRVWAPKTKEVAEKLRKGEVKIENVKEEDRDYFLERKYPSFGNLVPRDVASRNAKEMVDEGKGVGGSGIAVFLDFRDAIERLGEEAVKAKYGNLFDMYYQITDENPYKQPMRIYPAVHYTMGGLWVDYNLSTNIPGLYALGEANFSDHGANRLGASALMQGLADGYFVIPYTLGDYLATIGPKPVDKNHPAFEQTKKDVEAYVAKLLALKGNKTVVEYHRELGHIMWEYCGMARSEEGLIKARGLIQALKDDFWKNAIVVGQNEEINASLERAGRVADFIELGALMVEDALSRRESCGGHFRVESQTEEGEALRQDDEFAYVAAWEFKGENQPEELHKEELVYENVKLTQRSYK